The nucleotide sequence gcgagctgcaaattttttattaaaacgctgatttaaagcttatttttagataattaatgtaagttttcggttaaaaattatcgacgttggctaaggacgcaattaatgtgacataaagtttgacagtgtcactattataatttgttgtgtgtcaatatggtattaactccagcagacgtgggtagaattgttgcgttaatagaggatggccgtagcaaaagttatgtcgcccgtactctgagatttccgaggtctacagttcgagatgcctggaataggtatttaaagacgggaatttttactagacgacaAGGCTCTGGCAGAAGGAGAATAACCACTGCAGCTGATGATCACTTTGTCACCATTAGTTCTTTAAAAGATCGAAGATCTACTActgtgtgtctaaaaaatgaTTTGCGAATCCTTCATGGAGTAAGTGTAAGTAAAAGAACGATACGTAGAAGATTAGCAGAAGCTGGACTTTATTTACGAAGGCCAGCAAGATGTCCACAATTACTTCCTCGACAAGACCGACTGAGGTTTGTAAGATCGCATTTTGAGTGGACTCTAGAACAGTGGGCAAACGTACTATTCACTGATGAATCCAGGGTTTGTTTAAGGACGCCGGATGGTCGTGAGCGGGTATACAGACGTAGAAATAAAAGATATGCTGACTGCACCATTTCAGAAGAAACCTCATATCGTGGCGGTTCAGCCTTCACTCTAGATTCACTGATCAAGTTACGAACATTTATTTGTGAGATTTTATAACAATATACTTGTCTAATACTTTCAAATATAATTCAGAAAATTCTAAATCTCGCAAAATTCTGAAATAATTACCAGAAGAGCACGTCTGTTAataatagcaaacatcttcgACCCACTCGGTCTGCTAGAGCCTCTTTATATAAATACGCATTTCTCGACATGCTTTGACAAAACAATTTCGCAACGTTTATCCGCACGGGTTTACAGATGCTAGAGAAAATGcttatgctttttacatttatctttgtttaatggATGCAACTGACAATATTGAATCGCACTTGTTGTGTGCTGAATCCCGAGTAGCACCTCTTAAGACAATCTCACTAGCTCGTCTCGAATTTTGTGGTtggaatttacagaaaaaaaaaactaaacttgtctctaaatgtttaaaaacattttccatCCAAATCAATAAGATTTTCTTGTGGACGGACTCTCCAACTGTTCTTGAGGCTCATAACTGgaagatatttgtgtgaaaTAGAGTCGCAGAAATTGAACGAATGACAAACATTAATAATTGGCATCGCGTTTCTTCAAGTAACAATCCCGCTGATATCATTTCCCGAGGTGCAAGACTTGCTGATTTATCTAAATCCAATTTATGGTGCCATGGTCCCGGGTTTCTTTGTTCCCCATCCAAACATTGGCCtgaaactatagattttttaaaacttaatgtACAGCTTCGTGAAGCTAAGACAAAATTCATCTCGTTAAACGTTATAATTAATCTTGATTTTGGTGTATTTTCTCGTTTCTCGTTTTTCTCTCGACTAACTCGAGTTTTTAGTTATTGTATGACATTCATTCACAACTTGAAacgcaaaaaaaatttagggaaaTTTAATGATTTCCGAAATAAACAATAGTACTAATCgattaataaaattagcttAGCTTTAATGTTTTCAAAGGAAAATCCAGACCCTAAGCTGCGGCAAATCGGTCTCAccaaaaagcaaattaaaatccTTAGATCCCTTTCTCGATTCTGAGGGAATTCTTAGAGTAGGTGGCCAATTAAGACATTCATAATTACCTCTTCTAGCAAAACATCCTATTCTCCGGCCTGGTAAATATCCATTTACAAGGCTCATCATCGAGCATGAACATTCAAGATGTTTGCACTCAGGTATTCAAACAACCCTTTCTCACGTTCTTTAAACGTATTGGCCTATAAATGGCAAACGTGAGATCCGTTATTAGAAAGTGCGATCCTTGTTTTAAAGCTAAGCCTTAACTCTTCTAAACGAAAATGGCTGATTTGCCAGACGCAAGAGccaaataaactatttttatgtGTGGCAGTAGACTACGCAGGGTCTTTTAAACCTAAAGATGGAAAAACGCgcacaaataaaattattaaatcgtACATTTGTATATTCATTTGTCTTGCCACTAAGGTAGTTCATATTGAGcttatttcatatttatctgCTGAAGGATTTTTAAGCTTGTTACAAAGAAAGATTCGTGTCACGGAAGAATTAATTGGCACTTTATTTCGGCGAGGTCCCCACACTTTGGCGGTTTGTGGGAGGCGGCTGTGAAGTCATGTGAACACAACATTAAACGCGTATTGAACGAAACTAGGGTAACGTATGAAGAGTTGTATACTTTATTAACTCAAATTGAAGCAAGTGCCTAGACATTTCCTGATATAtcctttatattaaataatagctaatttattgaagtttttttttcgcCTAGCAAAATCCACGACCTGGTGGGCAGAGACAATTATACATTAATACTTATTTTCTAATTCTTCGCGATTTTCTTCATCTTCTCCGTCTAATATCTCAATTTCAACTTGGGCGTTACAGTACTTCGAAAGCAGTcaatgtgatttttaattttaagccaAACAAAACTAGTGCAAATTTAGTCAGCCAAATTAATGCGAATCAACGGTTCGAAAAATATACAGTCTCTCGACGAGTCTAAGGCTTACGTGCATAAATAATTGGAACAAACTCACCAAATTTGGTTTTCTTGGGCTGCAATCGATCCACAGTCCATACAGAGTCATAAGTCTGGGCTTTATAAGGAAAAATCTCACCAATTCACATCTGCAATCTGCTCGTCAATCTTGCTTCACAGAATCAATCCGgataaaaagataatattcTTGCATGTATACGCTGTAGCCAACTTGCTATTTGCACTTCAGAAATTCTCAATATCTTTGACATAGGATTATTCGGTCTTCGACAAATTAATTCTTTTGAGCATTGAAATACTGGATCATCTTGTTTTTGCTTATTTGACGATTTGTACCTTCCTAAACGGCcatgaaaagaaaaagaagtttCTATTTAAGAGTATTAAGGCACTGGACTTGATTTTATGCGTCTTATTGGGCAAGTTTTTAGTGTATACTAGCCCTCATATTTTTCTGCACTTTTCGAGTTCATTTTCATTCTTCGTTGTTGTTGATACGAACTTCAACTTGCGGTTCTTATACTAGCATTTGTTGTTGCTCTAGGTTTACATTCTTCTGAAGCATCTGTAGGTTGTTATCATCATGTAGGTGATCCAGCGATTTATTTAAGTCTGACACTTTGCATATTTAGGTCTCAATTTTCCGTTTCATCgaattattttggtttttaaagaagttatttcttaaaaaaaattgctactGGCAGATACTCTCTGTGCTGTTATACTAAATTCTAGATACGCAAAACTCAGTCTATAGCTGTTATCTGCCCCCCCCCCAAATTTCTTGCCTTAAAGAAAATGCGCACTATTGATtcatttattaatgtttatcaATTGCAAGCCTTTTAAATATTACCACTTAAGTCAGCGCTGGCTTTgctaattattgttattgttattaaaaataccgttaATTAAACTAAACCTACGGTTAAAccgtataaatttatttagtacttaTCAGTAATGTCGTATTTTAACATTACTTTGAAATAAGAAGAAATGTTtcagcaaaaaaatatacaatgtaTTGTTGcttaatataactttttttttatatatttgttgtttagatttttattttatattcctATTTGCCTATTTGCATATACTATAACAATATAACAGTCTTTAGAAGTACATTATTTTATACACTTGTTAATTATCTCTCGCTTTATTTTCATCAGGATCTGAAAATATAGGCTTGTCGGTTGGTCCTTCAATAACAAATCCTTTCACGCCAAATAGAAATCGCAAAAATGGTCTCATTGACTCTAATAGACGTTGGGCACGTATTGCTGAAttctaaaaaaagaaatgaatctttttcttattgataaataataaacaccaaatataattttagaataAGTACACCAAATAAGATTTTAAGTTACATGcaacttaaaaatatactaacCACTGCAAAGTCTCCAATTGTGTTTGATAAATTAGTGACTAGAGTAAATGAAGATCCAAATAGTTCTCCTGGAACGTCTAAAGATACAGGTTTTCCAGGAGTGAATTTGACGATATCTTCAGTAGTTGCTTCATGGAATTTTGTCGTAGTAGTCTCCCAGGCAAAACCATAAAGAGCTGATTTATGAGATTGTTTCCCCTAAAAATACAAATAGGTATCTAAAAATGCTGAACTTTACcaattttaatcttaatatttttatatattctactttactatatataatataattataatataataataataataataataataataataataataattattattattattataataattataatattaatattataataatcataataataattattattattatcaatatcattattattttttatacgaGGAGTAATAATACAACACacgttatcaaaattattttacgctAAAGCAAAACTTCTTTTGATGATGTAGGATCAAAGCTATGAACTCCTAAAAGGAATTTCCTGTATATCCAcagccattttaaaataaaaatgcttctcAGAACAAGCATCAAACCTTATTACAATTATTGACAGTCAAGTCTATTaaatctagaaaattaaaaattagaaactaTTTAGTAAAACGTAAGTAGAACTCTTGGTAAACTTAACTAGTGAATCTAAACtagaaaataagataaaaacagttcaaaaatataaattattatttaattatattgtattataattataactatattattttaataataaaaattattatttatatcatttttgtGTCGTTCTGGTGATCACGTCATATACTTGCATGTAAACGTTGTAGTCTTCTTGCTATTTATTCTTCAATGGTTTGAACTAAAACAGTACAGAAGCATGGTTAGGACTAAAATGTCATGGTTATGTATTTATGAAAGCATCTTTTTTCCTCTTTTAGCTTATGTAGaggttttggaatatttttcacaaattgttTGTATTTCTTACAAATACtcacaaaatgttttaatgttaTTTGTCAGTTGGTCTTGaccaaatttcttaaaaaaacaatattttttatgctcAAGCTTGGCTACTCGTTGCTTAATGaatactatttaaataatttttcgagAATGATGACATCCAAATAAACTACTTTCACGTAACAGTTTCCATAAGCCCTTTAAAGAAGGCTGAATCACCTTAGAGTCCAAAGGATAGGACCGTAAACTGCCGAAATCCCGTTCCAGAATGAAGTCTTTTCCTTATTCTCTGGGTAGATTTTTACCTTCCAGTATCCCCTTTTCAGATCCAGCTTTGCAAACCATTGTAAAACTAATAGCGTACTATACTAGTCATCATGTGATCAATTCTTAATAGATAATGATTTAATCACTTGttatattttcgttttttggaGCGCTGAAGCTTTACATTGTCTACCTAATGGGATTTTTTACGTTGCTTGTTTTATCAGAGCATAGTATCCGGTGTTAATTTGGAGCACCAAATTAGTTACCCACATCTAATTTAGTTTACATGGCGTACATCCCACgccatgtaaaaataatatgaaaaaaatatatcttgattttctttaataagattTGCAAATTAATACACTTGTCTATTATGAAATCGGCAGaagatttttcaataaatttttagaaacatACAAGTATGTCTACTTATAATGAATTGttgcaacattttttattattggcaCTATTTCAGCGCATACATCAATAATCTCTCCTAGTTTTAGATGTTGATTATGACAACTCCTTAAAAAAGTTGTATATCAGCACAAAAGTTGGTAGAGTAGGGGGTTTTTGGGGGGAGAAAttcaagaataatttttatttacatcctAAAGAGGGATGTTTGCGACGCTCTAAGGTGATAAAAACGGGTACAACTTTATGCCTCAGTATATCTAagtctttcattaaaatcttaGCATTTCAATTAATATTACTCTAAAAAGGTTGGTTTACGTTTAATTCAATATAAGGTCTAATTTTTAGTAGTTTATCTTATTTGAGGaccccaatttaaatttttgtacgttattttatgctaaatcctggtagtttcaattttctagaGCTTATACTTTTCTGTGTACTTGTTTGCTTTGACTAAAGAAACGAAAATGTCTGGTTTTTAAcatctatattaaaatttgagGTAGCGTTTTAATAATATTGGATAGTATCTCTATGACTAATACAAATTTTTGCCTAAATttttatcttcaaaaataaaaaaagttatagcctgtgacgttgattgtgaGATACCCTGTAATTGACCCTGTACATTTTAGGATAAATAGGAATTCGTCTCATTAACGTACTGTATGTAACGGATGTTCATGACGGATATTGTCGGATTGCTGAATGAGTATTACGAGAAGGCCATTTTATTCGCTTATTTTCCTATATTAATAGGTTAAACTTATATATGTTATGTTGCGGCCAATACCCGTAATCCAAGGAAAATCCAAAATACATCGGAAAAAGACAAAATCCTGCTTGAGTTCGGGTTGATTATATTTTGGATTGGTTCTAGTTTggctttgtattttttctacATAATTTGCGTTTTGGCCGTTACATATAAATGAATGTACATTGTGTTCATTTTAATTTACAGGAGTTGCCAGTGCGCAGTTAGAcagataaataaaaacactttttttgcgAATTACTTAAGGTTCttgttttagtcaatttttttttagttttcaagttTACATTTTCTAGATGCTTTGCATTTTTCTCTATACTGtctgaggtataatagatttttttatatacctaggagctgaggttcaatctatgaaacgagctcagagattaatttgctaattaattaactaaattgatttttgctataagtggcgtaatacccaatataataagtaactcattactTTTTTAGTAATATGAATCGTCCTTTTCTTAGTATAAAATTCTTCTTACCTTTTTTATGCTTAAATATAAGCTCTTATAACGTAATATACTCGACGCAAATTTTAACAAAGTTGCTATATATATCTAATAAGTGTAGTAATAGAATCTAGCAATATTTGTTTTAGTCCTAAACTGTTAACCTCATATCAAAATCAGTTACAAATTAGATAACTCGGCGAAGAATCTgtgtaaatacttttataatgtattttgcttttatttatttaaaaatatcaccATGTTATAAAAATCCCATTTAATATATCAATCTTCTAATTTAAAGTCCAGTttagagatctattagaatctttgatgtatcgCACATGTcgcactaaatagtccgtgcgcatatgtcgtatttattatcgcatgatatacatgtttaaatgcctaaatgttatataatttatctatgaaatcattttaaatatacgtaaaaccccatgttttacactatttttttatttttgtttcaaaaatttcaatttttagaaagaaaacaatatcaaaaaattgatcgcGGACTAAAATCTAAGCatcttacaaaacattttaaacactcccagcactcacagatttctcacctctttttagccagtctattaaacaaaataaaacatctgcattctggcgattcctactttaggctgtgaaAGTGATGGTGTatctctctctctatcccacagAATTTGAGGATTACAAGGCCGTACCCAGATACATTTTTGGGCTGgttttgtattacttttgtcgtgtttttaaagagatttgGACTTTAAGGATCGGTCTATCGTCTTTCAAATAGTTCTGTTGGATGGATCTATCATCTTTAATAGTTACTCAAACCATAGACAGATAGatggtttttaatgtaaaagtttattttaaaaaatatacttccacttttctgactacataattactttttatcaaaagatgttcgtactaaatatagagatgcgGTTTTTATGagtaagttattataatattatatcataatatgtataaattaaaaaaaaaagaataaagggCATTGAATGTGGCAGCCAAACTCCCCGTTAGTAATAaccactaaataaaaataaatctcaataccccaaaaaaaggaaatatataaaattttaagacaaaccaaaacattttacccttttgtgtcaaaaagtaaatctttaatgccttaatccactgatggcgctaaaaactaaacttattaaattaaaagtttttacgtacttaaatcttatctttaaattaaatattatgttgctatcaactatcttgaatttctaactttataaaactaaacccagaAATTCcgaataatgaaattttaaatacaaataaattttaatgccggacctgtgcaaattttcacgcttgagtggctgggacgaggtcagacgtctaacaaaatagtacgtctGTAGTTAatttttacgaatcaaatgtataaatagaaacaaataatttaaaacatttatttatttaatggaacgATTAAATaccgcttagaatattactttatgagttcttccacataaaattttgcgatttataCATTCATGCCATGTGATAATACAAgaaacaccggcacacggactattcgcggcacatcaaagattctaatagatctctgaactggactttacccGTACATCTGTTGCTCTTTACCAGATCCTTGTACTAGCTCCGTACGTTCGATCAATATATCTTTGCGTTCACGTCATCATTTTTTACATCTATTCAAGGCAATCAGTATACTATAGTAGTAGCTTTAATATACGTCGAAAACTTAGAGAATAATGAACGTATGTCTTGAGTCGAAAAGAAATACGTATTCTAAAAACCATTTGTCAAACAAGGATAAATGTCATATgttaaacaatgaaaaataatattcgtGTTTCCGACATTCGATATTTGACACAGACCATTGGCGTTGCtgttttgtagttttattttttgatatttagacTTTCAGCAGTTTTTCAGCAGTTTTGCTTATTTGCGGTTACAGTTTTATACAGGAGTTGCTACtctgttataattattataacataatCTTAACATGCCGGGAAAACGCTTGAATTCTCAAGCATGTGTCCTTGTTGGGGAtcttattgattattttaaggcTGTAAGAGATAATAATGGTCCACTTATTTCTCTAAACGCAGTCCAAGAGgtaaataatactatttttattcaatatttgatAATATGATAAACTGAAAAAACTTTATAGAGAGTTGTTCATGCCCTAAAAATCAGGTTAAGAACTGTAACTGGCATCAAAGTATCCAAAGATCAAAATGCGCTGCCTTCAACACCTGGAAAAAGtaagtcttaaagaaaaaccaaaacCCTCGACCTGAATGGATACTAAAATGGAGGTTCGGAAtgtattatataatatgtatgcaCAAAgtaagttatatattttaaaaaatggcaaaaattgtAATCATGTAACCATACAACGGTTTAAAGAAGAGCTATGCCAAAAAGAAATAGTTGATATAAGCTATGGATCTCTACGAACTCGGCTTTGTCATTTGGGGTTTGAATACAAGAAAGATGATAACCGAAGAGCACTTATGGAGACACCTTATATAGCTTCAATGAGAGCagcatttttcagaaaatatatggaaaataaacatttaGAATTTACACGTCAACTAGTTTGTCTCGACGAAACATGGATTTTCTCAAAggacaacaaaataaaatcatgGCAAGATGCTAATGTAAAGAGTGTTCGTAGACCAGGTGGATTTGATGGAAAACGCTTCATTGTATTAGAAACACAACACAAACAGAACAGAAACGTAACACAAAggtggttttataaaaaatgccagTTTGGTTTTTGCTAGTAAATCGAAACTGATGGATTATCATGGAGAAATGAATAGTGAGAACTCTAGAAAGTGGatagaaaatcaattaattccaaatttagaATAACCATCTTTAGTTGTAATGGATAATGCTCCATATCATTCAGTTGAGTTGGAAAAGAATCATCACGTTCTTGGAAAAGAGGTGAAATTGCTGAGTGGCTCGAGAAGATTGAAATTCCATTTGGTAAGCAGATGTTTAAAACAGAATTGTTGAGCTTAGCAAAGTTACACAAAATAGATCAATTATTACAAGCAAATGgacatgaagttttaagattgccactctaccattgtcagtttaatggTACTGAAATGATTTGGGCAGAtacaaaacattattataatatacatattggCGAAGCATACAGATGAAAACGTTTTAGAAGAAGAAGTTCCAGAGCTTATTATCCACCTAACCAATGAAGAAAGTGATAGTAATGAAAGTTCTAGTGAAGTGCTGTGAATTatcaaatgaaaaattatagaaatacatCAGACGAACATTTGcacaaatattgaaatttagtGTAAAATAAGACTACTAGAAAAtactagaaaatattaataacctaATAAGTGATTTATCCAAAGTGAAatgttatatgtatttttaaagtaagtgattaaatattttacatactacaattcattatttcattttagaatcattacaaaaaaaatttgtgatTAGTATGATTATAacattttcagtttatttccaaagaaatgcatatttttttagttgatTTTGTACCTTTAATTACTCTAGTCATATGGTAATACGAGAGCTTGATTAAATCAAATTCTGTATCcatttatcagttttatttacGAACCAACGAGCCTGTTTTTGGATTTAAGGTTAGCTTAGACCATTGACAACATATCTGGTAAACAAATATCATAAGCGAATAGGcaggtatatttaaaatcaatatagtcgagttctttaacttttttaactaGATAATGTAGAAAACAAAGCACTTTTTAAACCctaattaatagtttatttgAAGTAGAAGCCCTCAAACCGACGACACTGAATTGACAGCTGATTGAATCGGATGAATGTCGGCCATGTTTTAATGATGACGTGAACGCAAAGATTCGTTGATCGaactataatttcttttttaattattaacaaaaattattttctgaccTGCTTCGTTGAAGGAAGTAACTCCACTAGTCGTTTGAACAAGGAAACTGTCCTGGTATAAAATACCGAGTTTGTTTTACAGTATAATAATGTACCTTTAAAGTGTAACATCCCGATTATGAATTTACGCGTGAGCTAAAATGGAATTTTGCAAATACGCTAATAATTATAGAGTTTTTCTCATCTGGAAGATgtgtgtaataatttaaaaatatcttgtatGTTACTTcgaatgtttaaaagtattcaCATAATTATTGATGCTAATCTAGAATAAGAATCCTATAAACAAATTTTAGACACAAATCAAatcacgagacagttttaccactaacccaAACTCTTTAGTCTACTCTCGATGCGTGTTTTGCTAAGGATGTTAGTATCTTCGGAAAAAGATTAAAACTTCATATAGGTTCTCTTCCGCTAACCGTGAAGCCATCTTAATAGTCacagttttaatcttcttctgaagatgctaacatcgttaacGAATCACTTTAttgccaacatttttttttctattgaattTGAAAGGATAGTAACACCATTAGGTCTATCTTGAGCCAtcgtatttcttaaaaaaacacttaattcTTTTTAGAgttgaaaaatatcttatacGACCAGAATCTATCATGGTAGTGGTACTAATTCTAACtttttgttttcataaaaacgttcctttaaattatttttaattacaaataaaaaaactgaaaaatacatAACAGTGCTGTCTCGGATGCCACATCTACTGTTTTATTAATCTAGCATTTCTATCGTATACAGCCGTAAGTTCGAACATTATGCGAACGTAAGTTCcactattgaaaaaattaataagcgtTACTTCACTAATTGTCTTTGcaaattgctttagaaaaagttttttaattctaaaacatATCTAATAGAAATCTCTC is from Anthonomus grandis grandis chromosome 14, icAntGran1.3, whole genome shotgun sequence and encodes:
- the LOC126744658 gene encoding uncharacterized protein LOC126744658 isoform X2, which codes for MGLRFLQKNRKMKHFLWTSTAVLCLFTISECRNLVKRDANPSIDPVQSHGKQSHKSALYGFAWETTTTKFHEATTEDIVKFTPGKPVSLDVPGELFGSSFTLVTNLSNTIGDFAVNSAIRAQRLLESMRPFLRFLFGVKGFVIEGPTDKPIFSDPDENKARDN